In a single window of the Pseudomonas sp. B21-015 genome:
- the xdhA gene encoding xanthine dehydrogenase small subunit, translated as MIQFLLNQELRSEHALDPNLTVLNYLRDHVGKPGTKEGCASGDCGACTVVVGELQTDDDGREHIRYRSLNSCLTFVSSLHGKQLISVEDLKHKGQLHSVQKAMVECHGSQCGFCTPGFVMSLFALQKNSDAPDHHKAHEALAGNLCRCTGYRPILAAAEQACCSKQPDQFDAREADTIARLKAIAPTDIGELNSGDKRCLVPLTVADLADLYDAYPQARLLAGGTDLALEVTQFHRTLPVMIYVGNVAEMKRIERFDDRLEIGAATALSDCYDALKAEYPDFGELLQRFASLQIRNQGTLGGNIGNASPIGDSPPLLIALGAQVVLCKGETRRTMALEDYFIDYRVTARQESEFIEKIIVPRASAEQLFRAYKVSKRLDDDISAVCAAFNLHIDNGVIADARVAFGGMAAIPKRAKSCEAALVGAPFNNATIERACAALAEDFTPLSDFRASKEYRLLSAQNLLRKYFIELQTPHIETRVTAYV; from the coding sequence GTGATCCAGTTTTTACTCAACCAGGAACTCCGTAGCGAGCACGCCCTGGACCCGAACCTGACCGTGCTCAATTATCTGCGCGACCATGTGGGCAAACCCGGCACCAAAGAAGGCTGCGCCAGCGGTGACTGTGGCGCGTGCACTGTGGTGGTCGGCGAGCTGCAGACGGATGACGATGGCCGCGAACACATTCGCTATCGCAGCCTCAACTCGTGCCTGACGTTCGTCTCCTCCTTGCACGGCAAACAACTGATCAGCGTCGAAGACCTCAAGCACAAAGGCCAACTGCACAGCGTGCAGAAAGCCATGGTCGAGTGCCACGGCTCGCAATGCGGCTTCTGTACTCCCGGCTTCGTCATGTCGCTGTTCGCGCTGCAAAAGAACAGCGACGCACCGGATCATCACAAGGCCCACGAAGCCCTGGCCGGCAACCTCTGCCGCTGCACCGGCTATCGGCCGATCCTCGCCGCTGCCGAACAAGCTTGCTGTAGCAAACAACCGGACCAGTTCGATGCCCGCGAGGCCGACACCATCGCTCGCCTGAAAGCCATCGCCCCCACCGACATCGGCGAACTCAACAGTGGCGACAAGCGCTGCCTGGTGCCGTTGACCGTAGCCGATCTGGCCGACCTCTACGACGCTTATCCACAGGCTCGCCTGCTGGCTGGCGGCACCGATCTGGCACTGGAAGTCACGCAGTTCCATCGCACCTTGCCGGTGATGATCTACGTCGGCAACGTCGCCGAAATGAAACGCATCGAACGCTTCGACGATCGCCTGGAAATCGGCGCCGCCACCGCCCTCTCCGACTGCTACGACGCCCTGAAGGCCGAGTACCCGGACTTCGGTGAATTGCTGCAGCGCTTCGCTTCGTTGCAGATTCGCAACCAGGGCACCCTCGGCGGCAACATCGGCAACGCTTCGCCGATCGGTGACTCGCCACCGCTGCTGATCGCCCTTGGCGCGCAGGTCGTGCTGTGCAAAGGCGAGACTCGCCGCACCATGGCCCTGGAAGATTACTTCATCGATTACCGGGTCACCGCGCGCCAGGAAAGCGAGTTCATCGAGAAGATCATCGTGCCGCGTGCCAGCGCCGAACAACTGTTCCGCGCCTACAAGGTGTCGAAGCGTCTGGACGATGACATTTCCGCGGTCTGCGCGGCGTTCAACCTGCATATCGACAATGGCGTGATCGCCGACGCCCGGGTCGCCTTCGGCGGCATGGCGGCGATCCCGAAACGCGCCAAAAGCTGCGAAGCCGCGCTGGTTGGCGCACCGTTCAACAACGCCACCATTGAACGCGCCTGCGCTGCATTGGCCGAAGACTTCACGCCACTCTCGGACTTCCGCGCCAGCAAGGAATACCGCCTGCTCAGCGCACAGAACCTGCTGCGTAAATACTTCATCGAACTGCAAACACCGCACATCGAGACTCGGGTGACCGCTTATGTCTAA
- the zipA gene encoding cell division protein ZipA — MEIGLREWLIVIGIIVIAGILFDGWRRMRGGKGKLKFRLDRSLSNLPDEDTSAELLGPPRVLDTHKEPQLDEHDLPSVSMPAREPRESGSKRGKRGHGEPSQGDLNLNLDLDGGPSFSSRDNDFPDDTKSAGPADKDQPQAEEVLVISVICRDPAGFKGPALLQNILESGLRFGEMDIFHRHESMAGNGEVLFSMANAVKPGVFDLDDIDHFSTPAVSFFLGLPGPRHPKQAFDVMVAAARKLSQELNGELKDDQRSVLTAQTIEHYRQRIVEFERRALTQKR; from the coding sequence ATGGAAATCGGTCTGCGCGAGTGGCTGATCGTCATCGGCATTATTGTCATTGCCGGTATTCTTTTCGATGGCTGGCGTCGCATGCGCGGCGGCAAGGGAAAACTGAAATTCCGTCTTGACCGAAGTCTGTCCAACCTGCCGGACGAGGACACCAGCGCCGAGCTGTTGGGCCCGCCCCGGGTGTTGGATACCCATAAAGAACCGCAACTGGACGAGCACGATCTGCCGTCGGTGAGCATGCCTGCCCGTGAACCTCGCGAGTCGGGTTCCAAGCGCGGCAAGCGTGGCCATGGCGAGCCATCGCAAGGCGACTTGAACCTCAACCTGGACCTCGATGGCGGCCCGAGCTTCAGCAGCCGTGACAACGATTTCCCGGATGACACCAAATCCGCCGGCCCGGCCGATAAAGATCAGCCGCAAGCCGAAGAAGTGCTGGTGATCAGCGTGATCTGCCGCGACCCGGCAGGCTTCAAGGGCCCGGCGCTGTTGCAGAACATTCTGGAAAGCGGTCTGCGTTTCGGCGAGATGGACATTTTCCACCGCCACGAAAGCATGGCCGGTAACGGCGAAGTCCTGTTCTCCATGGCCAACGCGGTCAAGCCGGGTGTCTTCGACCTGGATGACATCGATCATTTCAGCACTCCGGCGGTGAGCTTCTTCCTCGGCCTGCCAGGCCCGCGTCATCCGAAGCAAGCCTTCGACGTGATGGTGGCTGCGGCACGCAAACTGTCCCAGGAACTGAATGGTGAACTGAAAGACGACCAGCGCAGCGTACTGACTGCCCAAACGATTGAGCACTACCGTCAGCGCATCGTCGAGTTCGAACGTCGCGCCCTGACCCAGAAGCGCTGA
- a CDS encoding putative zinc-binding metallopeptidase, producing MYRFFEQLSSRIAAPFMGEHSRNGKVWHCRCGQSLFFRNSQCLACSAALGYQPQQSRLSSLQSGPQVDTWLLDADPDAGVFRRCANLDSPAACNWLLPANDHDGLCIACSLNRTIPDLSVPENHERWRKVEIAKRRLVAQLLSLGLQVIPKAVDEETGLAFDFIGIDLKGKTPTTGHANGLITLDIKEADDAHREQVRVQMHEPYRTLLGHFRHETGHYYWDRLLANSGWLEPFRSLFGDERERYAESLDRHYRQGAPLDWQQHYVSAYATMHPWEDWAETWAHYLHMMDAVDTALGFGMSAREMDFDYQPFAPSTLFDPQHPGAPAFLSFVNAWIELAGMLNELSRSMGQPDFYPFVLPSAVIAKLHFIHLVIQQEGGRADEVLAQ from the coding sequence ATGTACCGCTTCTTCGAACAGCTCAGCTCGCGCATCGCCGCGCCCTTCATGGGAGAGCATTCGCGCAATGGCAAGGTCTGGCATTGTCGCTGCGGGCAGTCGCTGTTCTTTCGCAACAGCCAGTGCCTGGCCTGCTCGGCGGCGCTGGGCTATCAGCCGCAGCAGAGTCGCTTGTCGTCGTTGCAATCTGGCCCGCAAGTGGATACCTGGTTGCTCGACGCCGATCCTGACGCCGGTGTGTTCCGCCGTTGCGCCAATCTCGATTCCCCGGCCGCCTGCAACTGGCTGCTGCCGGCCAATGATCATGACGGGTTGTGCATCGCCTGTAGCCTGAATCGCACCATCCCCGATCTGTCGGTCCCGGAAAATCACGAGCGCTGGCGCAAAGTGGAAATCGCCAAGCGTCGTCTGGTGGCGCAGTTGCTCAGTCTGGGATTGCAGGTCATTCCGAAAGCCGTGGACGAAGAGACCGGTCTGGCCTTCGATTTCATCGGTATCGACCTCAAAGGCAAAACGCCGACCACCGGGCATGCCAACGGTTTGATCACCCTCGATATCAAAGAGGCCGACGACGCCCACCGCGAGCAGGTTCGCGTGCAAATGCACGAACCCTATCGCACGCTGCTGGGGCATTTTCGCCATGAAACAGGGCATTACTATTGGGATCGGCTGCTCGCCAACAGTGGTTGGCTGGAACCGTTCCGCAGCCTGTTCGGCGACGAGCGTGAGCGTTATGCCGAGTCCCTCGATCGGCATTACCGGCAAGGCGCGCCGCTCGACTGGCAGCAACATTACGTCAGCGCCTACGCCACCATGCACCCCTGGGAAGACTGGGCGGAAACCTGGGCTCACTACCTGCACATGATGGATGCGGTGGACACTGCGCTGGGTTTTGGCATGAGTGCCCGGGAAATGGATTTCGATTACCAGCCGTTTGCGCCCAGCACGCTATTCGATCCGCAGCACCCCGGCGCCCCGGCGTTCCTGTCGTTCGTCAATGCATGGATCGAACTGGCCGGCATGCTCAATGAATTGTCACGCAGCATGGGCCAGCCGGATTTCTATCCGTTCGTCCTGCCATCGGCGGTGATTGCCAAGTTGCACTTCATTCACTTGGTGATCCAGCAAGAGGGCGGCAGGGCGGATGAGGTGTTGGCGCAATAG
- a CDS encoding helix-turn-helix domain-containing protein, with amino-acid sequence MQISSLGLAIRRYRKVAGLTQAELGEKTGFDPKTISRFETGTYTPSVEALFLLADVLGVKLKAFFADLGDEDEQRAYLFSVIHKATPKDLGKLIAAVDQALSKP; translated from the coding sequence ATGCAAATTTCAAGTTTGGGTCTGGCCATCCGACGCTACCGCAAGGTCGCAGGGCTTACTCAGGCTGAACTCGGCGAAAAAACCGGTTTTGACCCCAAAACCATCAGCCGCTTCGAAACCGGCACCTATACCCCCAGCGTGGAAGCACTGTTTTTGCTAGCCGACGTGCTGGGCGTGAAGCTGAAAGCCTTTTTCGCAGATCTGGGCGACGAAGATGAACAGCGGGCGTACCTGTTCAGCGTCATACACAAAGCCACCCCGAAGGATCTGGGAAAGCTGATCGCAGCGGTTGACCAGGCCTTGTCCAAGCCTTAG
- the ligA gene encoding NAD-dependent DNA ligase LigA has translation MTAAKTRILELRAELDQHNYRYHVLDEPSIPDAEYDRLFHELKALEAAHPELITSDSPTQRVGSAALSAFTQVRHEVPMLSLGNAFEETDMREFDRRVTEGLDLPVGDLFGAGAAVEYSCEPKLDGLAVSLLYQDGMLVRGATRGDGTTGEDISVNVRTVRNIPLKLHGSGWPATLEVRGEVFMSKAGFERLNATQLEVGGKTFANPRNAAAGSLRQLDSKITANRPLEFCCYGIGQISADIADTHIGNLQQLKAWGMPISHELKLAHGIDECLDYYRDIGERRIALPYEIDGVVFKVNSIASQRELGFRAREPRWAIAHKFPAMEELTELLDVEFQVGRTGAVTPVARLKPVKVAGVTVANATLHNMDEVARLGLMIGDTVIIRRAGDVIPQVVQVVAERRPENARPVQIPEQCPVCGSHVERTQLIKRSKGRETISEGAVYRCVGRLACGAQLKQAIIHFVSRRAMDIEGLGEKSVEQLVDEGLVSSPADLYALTFEQIVDLEGFAELSSKNLLGAIEDSKQPSLARFIYALGIPDVGEETAKVLARSLGSLERVQQALPQVLTYLPDVGLEVAHEIHSFFEDAHNRQVIKDLLKHGLQIQDQGELGAEFAASTTLGGFLDKLHIPSVGPGGAQKLADKFGSLEAVMSADWLDMRQALPEKQATSVREFFAGTENRQLAEAAEKQLRDFGMHWQSEKKVVEGLPLAGQTWVLTGSLELMSRDVAKDKLESLGAKVAGSVSAKTYCVVAGPGAGSKLAKANELGLKVLDEEAFVARLKEYNISI, from the coding sequence ATGACCGCCGCCAAAACCCGCATTCTAGAGCTGCGCGCCGAGCTCGATCAGCACAACTACCGTTACCACGTGCTGGACGAACCAAGCATTCCGGACGCCGAATACGATCGGTTGTTCCATGAGCTCAAAGCCCTCGAAGCAGCCCATCCCGAACTGATCACCAGCGACTCGCCAACCCAGCGTGTCGGCAGCGCGGCGCTGTCGGCGTTCACTCAGGTGCGTCATGAAGTGCCGATGCTCAGCCTTGGCAACGCATTCGAAGAAACCGACATGCGCGAATTCGATCGTCGGGTAACGGAAGGGCTGGACCTGCCGGTCGGTGACCTGTTCGGCGCTGGCGCGGCGGTGGAATACAGCTGCGAACCCAAGCTCGATGGTCTGGCGGTCAGCCTGCTGTATCAGGACGGTATGCTGGTGCGTGGCGCCACTCGCGGCGATGGCACCACCGGCGAAGACATCAGCGTCAATGTGCGCACCGTGCGCAATATCCCGCTCAAACTGCATGGCAGCGGCTGGCCGGCGACCCTGGAAGTGCGCGGCGAAGTGTTCATGTCCAAGGCTGGTTTCGAGCGGCTCAACGCCACGCAACTGGAAGTCGGCGGCAAGACCTTCGCCAACCCGCGTAACGCGGCGGCGGGCAGCTTGCGGCAGCTGGATTCGAAGATCACCGCCAACCGTCCGCTGGAATTCTGCTGCTACGGTATCGGCCAGATTTCGGCGGATATTGCCGACACGCACATTGGCAATCTGCAGCAACTCAAAGCCTGGGGTATGCCGATCAGCCATGAGCTGAAACTGGCCCATGGCATCGATGAATGCCTGGATTACTACCGTGACATCGGCGAGCGTCGTATCGCGTTGCCCTATGAGATCGACGGCGTGGTGTTCAAGGTCAACAGCATTGCGTCCCAGCGCGAGCTGGGGTTTCGCGCTCGCGAGCCGCGCTGGGCGATTGCCCACAAATTTCCGGCCATGGAAGAGCTCACCGAATTGCTCGATGTGGAATTCCAGGTCGGCCGCACCGGTGCCGTGACGCCGGTGGCACGTTTGAAGCCGGTCAAGGTCGCGGGTGTCACCGTGGCCAATGCGACGTTGCACAATATGGATGAAGTTGCCCGGCTGGGGCTGATGATCGGTGACACCGTGATCATCCGCCGCGCCGGTGACGTGATTCCACAAGTGGTGCAAGTGGTCGCCGAGCGCCGTCCGGAGAATGCCCGGCCAGTACAGATTCCCGAGCAGTGCCCGGTCTGCGGTTCCCATGTCGAACGCACGCAACTGATCAAGCGCAGCAAGGGGCGCGAGACCATCAGCGAAGGCGCGGTGTATCGCTGCGTGGGTCGTCTGGCCTGCGGTGCGCAACTCAAGCAAGCGATCATTCACTTCGTTTCGCGCCGCGCGATGGACATCGAAGGGCTGGGCGAGAAGAGCGTCGAGCAGCTGGTGGACGAGGGCCTGGTGAGTTCGCCGGCCGATCTCTATGCCCTGACGTTCGAGCAGATCGTCGACCTGGAAGGCTTTGCCGAGCTGTCGAGCAAGAACCTGCTCGGCGCCATCGAAGACAGCAAGCAACCAAGTCTGGCGCGGTTTATCTACGCCTTGGGCATTCCCGATGTCGGTGAAGAAACGGCCAAGGTGCTCGCACGTTCTCTCGGCTCGCTGGAGCGGGTTCAGCAGGCGTTGCCGCAGGTGCTCACGTACTTGCCGGATGTTGGGCTGGAAGTGGCTCACGAGATTCACAGCTTCTTTGAAGACGCGCATAACCGGCAAGTGATCAAGGATCTGCTCAAGCACGGCTTGCAGATTCAGGATCAGGGCGAGCTGGGTGCGGAGTTCGCCGCCAGTACCACACTGGGCGGCTTCCTCGACAAGTTGCACATTCCTTCGGTCGGGCCGGGCGGGGCGCAGAAACTCGCCGACAAATTCGGCTCGCTCGAGGCGGTGATGAGTGCTGATTGGCTGGACATGCGTCAGGCGCTACCGGAGAAACAAGCGACTTCGGTTCGCGAGTTTTTTGCGGGCACGGAAAATCGTCAACTCGCCGAGGCGGCGGAAAAGCAGCTGCGTGATTTCGGTATGCATTGGCAGAGCGAGAAAAAGGTCGTCGAAGGGTTGCCGCTGGCCGGGCAGACCTGGGTGCTGACTGGTTCGCTGGAGCTGATGAGTCGCGATGTGGCCAAGGACAAACTTGAAAGCCTCGGCGCCAAGGTGGCCGGTTCCGTGTCGGCCAAGACCTATTGCGTGGTCGCCGGGCCGGGCGCGGGCTCGAAGCTGGCCAAGGCCAATGAGCTGGGGTTGAAGGTGCTGGATGAAGAAGCGTTTGTGGCTCGTCTGAAGGAATACAACATCTCGATCTAA
- a CDS encoding GntR family transcriptional regulator, producing the protein MTFKAPDSLAEQIAHHLAERIIRGEMKPGERIQEQKVTLALNVSRGSVREALLILERRHLIAILPRRGAHVTELTAHKVQSLCTLMSELYILLGNAVASGWQVQADMAPFVQIQQRLTASYERQDIRTFVDDSFSVMRAAYPFANNPYLQETVENLQPAMSRAYFLALDQRKASMSEFLELFERLLAAVLARNFAQIRVVLTAYAQRSCDLVVSALTVA; encoded by the coding sequence ATGACGTTCAAGGCGCCGGACAGCCTCGCCGAGCAAATCGCTCACCACCTCGCCGAACGTATCATTCGCGGCGAAATGAAGCCGGGGGAGCGCATCCAGGAACAGAAGGTCACGCTGGCCCTCAATGTCAGCCGCGGTTCAGTCCGTGAGGCCTTGCTGATCCTCGAGCGCCGCCACTTGATCGCGATTTTGCCGCGACGTGGCGCCCATGTGACCGAGCTGACGGCGCACAAGGTGCAGAGCCTGTGCACGCTGATGAGCGAGCTGTACATCCTGCTTGGCAACGCCGTGGCCAGCGGCTGGCAAGTCCAGGCCGACATGGCGCCGTTCGTGCAGATCCAGCAGCGCCTGACCGCCAGCTACGAGCGCCAGGATATCCGCACCTTCGTCGACGACAGCTTCAGCGTGATGCGCGCTGCGTATCCGTTCGCCAATAACCCGTACTTGCAGGAAACCGTCGAGAATCTGCAGCCGGCCATGAGCCGCGCGTATTTCCTCGCACTGGACCAGCGCAAGGCCTCGATGAGCGAGTTTCTGGAGCTGTTCGAACGCTTGCTCGCCGCCGTGCTGGCCCGTAACTTTGCGCAGATCCGTGTGGTGCTGACGGCGTATGCCCAGCGCAGTTGCGATCTGGTGGTTTCTGCCTTGACGGTCGCTTAA
- the smc gene encoding chromosome segregation protein SMC has protein sequence MRLKCIKLAGFKSFVDPTTVNFPSNMAAVVGPNGCGKSNIIDAVRWVMGESSAKNLRGESMTDVIFNGSTSRKPVSQASIELVFDNSDGTLLGEWAAYAEISIRRKVTRDSQTTYYLNGTKCRRRDITDIFLGTGLGPRSYSIIEQGMISKLIESKPEDLRNFIEEAAGISKYKERRRETENRIRRTHENLARLTDLREELERQLERLHRQAEAAKKYQEYKGEERQLKAQLSALRWQALNEQVGQRESIIGTQEITFEALVAEQRNADAAIERLRDGHHDLSERFNLVQGRFYSVGGDIARVEQSIQHGQQRLRQLQDDLKEAERARLETESHLGHDRTLLLTLGEELDMLTPEQEVTSAAAEEAAAALEESETTMHGWQEQWDTFNLTAAEPRRQAEVQQSRIQQLETSMERLADRQKRLGEERALLSADPEDAAIMELSEQLAASEATLEDLQASEEAQVERLEQLRQELQQALSAQQQAQGDLQRLNGRLASLEALQQAALDPGTGTAEWLREQHLADRPRLAEGLKVEAGWELAVETVLGADLQAVLVDDFGDFDLAGFAQGDLRLLSPASDGARVPGSLLDKVEAQIDLSPWLGQVKPVDSLEQALALRGQLAAGQSLISRDGYWVGRHFLRVRRASEAESGVLARGQEIQRLGLEREEREATVETLETQLQNLRAQQRQQENGREHLRRLLQDEARQQGELKAQLSAGKAKVEQLTLRRTRLDEELTELSEQRALEHENIGEARLQLQEALDAMALDTEQRELLLAQRDSLRERLDRVRQEARQHKDHAHQLAVRLGSLKAQHDSTRQALERLEMQSERLTEKREQLSLNLEEGEAPLEELRLKLEELLDKRMTVDEELKTAQIAMEDADRELRDAEKRRTQAEQQSQLIRSQLEQQRMEWQALTVRRKTLQDQLLEDGYDLNGVLATLVAGANEKDAEEEIERIAARIQRLGAINLAAIDEYQQQSERKRYLDAQNDDLVEALDTLENVIRKIDKETRNRFKDTFDQINGGLQALFPKVFGGGRAYLELTGEDLLDTGVTIMAQPPGKKNSTIHLLSGGEKALTALALVFAIFKLNPAPFCMLDEVDAPLDDANVGRYARLVKEMSQTVQFIYITHNKIAMEMADQLMGVTMHEPGCSRLVAVDVEEAMAMVDA, from the coding sequence GTGCGGCTCAAGTGCATTAAGCTGGCGGGGTTCAAATCCTTCGTCGACCCAACCACGGTGAACTTCCCCAGTAACATGGCGGCGGTGGTCGGGCCCAATGGTTGCGGCAAGTCGAACATCATCGACGCCGTGCGTTGGGTGATGGGCGAGAGCTCGGCCAAGAACCTGCGCGGCGAGTCGATGACCGACGTCATCTTCAACGGCTCGACCAGCCGTAAACCGGTGAGCCAGGCGAGCATCGAGCTGGTGTTCGATAACTCCGACGGCACCCTGCTCGGCGAATGGGCTGCTTATGCGGAAATTTCCATTCGCCGCAAAGTAACCCGCGACAGCCAGACCACCTACTACCTCAACGGCACCAAGTGCCGCCGCCGCGATATCACCGACATCTTTCTGGGTACCGGCCTCGGCCCGCGCAGCTATTCGATTATCGAGCAGGGGATGATCTCCAAGCTGATCGAGTCCAAGCCCGAAGACCTGCGTAACTTTATCGAAGAAGCGGCGGGCATTTCCAAGTACAAGGAGCGCCGACGCGAAACCGAAAACCGCATCCGTCGCACCCACGAAAACCTTGCCCGCCTGACCGACCTGCGCGAAGAGCTCGAGCGTCAGCTTGAACGCTTGCACCGCCAGGCCGAGGCCGCCAAGAAGTATCAGGAATACAAGGGCGAAGAGCGTCAGCTCAAGGCCCAGCTGTCGGCTCTGCGCTGGCAGGCGTTGAACGAGCAGGTCGGCCAGCGCGAGTCGATCATCGGCACCCAGGAAATCACCTTCGAAGCCCTGGTGGCCGAGCAGCGCAACGCCGACGCGGCCATCGAGCGTCTGCGTGACGGGCATCACGACTTGTCCGAGCGCTTCAATCTGGTGCAGGGGCGTTTCTACTCGGTCGGCGGCGACATCGCCCGGGTCGAGCAGAGCATCCAGCACGGTCAGCAGCGCTTGCGTCAATTGCAGGACGACCTGAAAGAAGCCGAGCGCGCACGGCTGGAAACCGAGTCTCACTTGGGCCACGACCGCACGTTGCTGCTGACCTTGGGTGAAGAGCTGGACATGCTCACGCCGGAACAGGAAGTCACCAGCGCCGCCGCCGAAGAAGCGGCTGCCGCGCTCGAAGAATCCGAAACCACCATGCACGGCTGGCAGGAGCAGTGGGACACCTTCAACCTCACCGCCGCCGAGCCGCGCCGTCAGGCCGAAGTTCAGCAGTCGCGGATCCAGCAGCTGGAAACCAGCATGGAGCGTTTGGCCGATCGCCAGAAGCGCCTTGGCGAAGAGCGCGCGTTACTTTCTGCGGACCCGGAAGACGCGGCGATCATGGAACTCAGCGAGCAGTTGGCCGCGTCCGAGGCCACGCTCGAAGACTTGCAGGCCAGTGAAGAAGCGCAAGTCGAACGCCTCGAGCAACTGCGTCAGGAATTGCAGCAAGCGCTCTCGGCGCAGCAGCAGGCGCAGGGTGATTTGCAGCGGCTCAACGGGCGTCTCGCATCGCTTGAGGCCTTGCAGCAAGCCGCGCTCGATCCGGGTACCGGCACCGCCGAATGGCTGCGCGAACAGCATCTGGCGGATCGTCCGCGTCTGGCCGAAGGCCTGAAGGTCGAGGCCGGTTGGGAGCTGGCGGTGGAAACCGTACTCGGTGCCGACCTGCAAGCGGTGCTGGTGGATGACTTCGGTGATTTCGATCTGGCCGGGTTTGCCCAAGGCGATTTGCGTTTGCTCAGCCCGGCCAGCGATGGCGCGCGCGTGCCCGGCAGTTTGCTCGACAAGGTCGAGGCGCAGATCGATCTGTCGCCGTGGCTGGGGCAGGTCAAGCCGGTCGACAGCCTTGAGCAGGCCTTGGCCTTGCGCGGGCAATTGGCCGCCGGGCAAAGCCTGATCAGCCGCGACGGTTACTGGGTCGGCCGACACTTCTTGCGTGTGCGCCGGGCCAGCGAAGCGGAAAGCGGCGTGCTCGCCCGTGGTCAGGAAATCCAGCGGCTGGGCCTTGAGCGCGAAGAGCGCGAAGCCACGGTCGAAACCCTGGAAACCCAACTTCAGAATCTCAGGGCGCAACAGCGTCAGCAGGAAAACGGCCGCGAACATTTGCGTCGTCTGCTGCAAGACGAAGCCCGTCAGCAAGGCGAATTGAAAGCCCAGTTGTCCGCCGGCAAAGCCAAGGTCGAACAGTTGACCCTGCGCCGCACCCGTCTCGATGAAGAGCTCACGGAGCTGAGCGAGCAGCGCGCCCTGGAACACGAAAACATCGGCGAAGCGCGCCTGCAATTGCAGGAAGCGCTCGACGCCATGGCGCTGGATACCGAGCAGCGCGAGTTGCTGCTGGCCCAGCGCGACAGCCTGCGCGAGCGCCTCGATCGGGTGCGTCAGGAAGCCCGGCAGCACAAGGACCATGCGCATCAATTGGCGGTGCGCCTCGGTTCGCTGAAGGCGCAACACGACTCGACGCGTCAGGCGCTGGAGCGGCTGGAAATGCAGTCCGAGCGCCTGACCGAGAAGCGCGAGCAGCTGAGCCTCAACCTGGAAGAGGGCGAGGCGCCGCTGGAAGAGCTGCGGCTGAAGCTCGAAGAGTTGCTCGACAAACGCATGACCGTCGACGAAGAACTCAAGACCGCGCAAATCGCCATGGAAGACGCCGACCGCGAACTGCGCGATGCGGAAAAGCGCCGTACCCAGGCCGAGCAGCAATCCCAGTTGATTCGCAGTCAGCTCGAACAGCAACGCATGGAATGGCAAGCGCTGACGGTGCGGCGCAAGACCTTGCAGGATCAATTGCTCGAGGACGGCTACGACCTCAATGGCGTGCTCGCCACGCTGGTGGCCGGGGCCAACGAGAAAGACGCCGAGGAAGAAATCGAGCGCATTGCCGCGCGGATTCAGCGCCTCGGCGCGATCAACCTCGCGGCCATCGACGAATACCAGCAGCAATCCGAGCGTAAACGTTATCTGGATGCGCAGAACGACGATCTGGTGGAAGCGCTGGACACCCTCGAGAACGTGATTCGCAAGATCGACAAGGAAACCCGAAACCGCTTCAAGGATACCTTTGATCAGATCAATGGCGGTTTACAGGCCCTTTTCCCAAAAGTTTTCGGTGGAGGACGCGCGTATTTGGAACTGACGGGCGAAGATCTACTCGATACAGGGGTAACGATCATGGCGCAGCCGCCAGGAAAGAAGAACAGCACCATCCATTTGCTCTCCGGTGGCGAAAAGGCCCTGACCGCATTGGCCCTGGTATTTGCCATCTTCAAGTTGAACCCGGCGCCGTTCTGCATGCTCGATGAGGTTGACGCACCATTGGATGACGCTAACGTCGGGCGCTACGCACGGCTGGTCAAAGAGATGTCGCAGACGGTGCAGTTCATCTACATCACCCACAACAAGATCGCCATGGAAATGGCCGACCAATTGATGGGGGTGACGATGCACGAACCGGGTTGCTCGCGTCTGGTGGCAGTGGATGTGGAGGAGGCGATGGCGATGGTGGACGCTTGA